The window GCATTAATCACCATTCCCGTAATGACATAGGGCATGATTTCATTCCCGGCATTGAGATCAGAGAAATCCATGGAATGCTGGTGATGTGCCAGAAATCCGAACACAAAAGGTGGTGTCATTCCCAGCATGAAGAAGTAGACCCCCTGCATACTGCCACTCGACGTCAGCAAGAGCACAAGGCCGACAAATACCCAGTGTAGACCCAGCCAGATGATCAGCCAGAAGACGGTGGTGAGTAAGGCACGCGTGGTTGATTTCAGTGCTGCACTGAAGTAACATCCCATTGATGCAGCGAAACTGTTGTAAATGAGAAATGCCAGTGTCAGGTAAAGGGTAGAGCGGAATTCCAACCCCTGAAAGATCAGCCCCAGTAACCAGATGATTCCCAATAGTACATAAGATGAACTGAAGCCCAGCCATGCCCCAAACCACTTCCCGAAAATGATTTCAAACGTGGTCAGTGGCGTAAGAAGCAATGATTCCAAAGTCTGTTTATCTCGCTCCACGGTGCAGGAATTGGCAGCACGTATCCCCGTTCCCAGTAGCATCAGGCACATGCAGACGGTACCGGCAATACGGATGTAGATATTCATAGAATCGCTGAGTATGCTCCAGTTCAGACTGGAGCGATTCTGTGCCATGATGAATATGACAACCACCGGAAACAGAAAACATGCCCAACTGAATCCGGTGATTAATTTCATCATTAAAGATCTGTGCGATTGTCTGGGAACAAGCCATTCTTTCCAGATCATGGGTTGCCAGTTTCCCAGCGACCAGCGAATTCCTCTTACTCTGGCTGGTTTCTGTTCCTGTATTACTGCTACCGGTACATTCGATTTTCTGGACAGCGATTTCGTTCCAATTCTTTTTCTGACATCTCCGTACATCTGTTGGACGAAAATTCGGCGAAGATAAACAATCGAGTAAAGCAGACAGAGAATTGCAATGATGCCATGAAACAATAAGTAGTTTCGAATGAGGTCGGTAATCGAAGACGCCAGTCGAATTCCTGTCCATGATGTAAAAGCTACTCCTGGTAAGATTGATGATGAAAAGTAGAGATATGCAGCATGGAATGCATCACCAGCCAGGTAATACTCCGTGAAGTAACAAATCCCCTGAACAAACCACACATCGTCTACCAAGTTCCCTGTTGCTCCCAGTCCACCTCTCAAACCTTTTAAAAACATGATGAGCCAACTGAGCAGGAACCCGAATATAAAGTAGCTGACAACAATCAGATAGGATCGGATGATACCTTCCCGACTGTGTCGGGCTTGCACGGAGCAGGCAATGCTGACTGCAGCAACGCTCAATACTGTAATGAGAGTTGCGATAAACCCATAGAGAAGTAGATCAGGGTCGATGCCACCGAAAAACTGTACAAAAGACAAGACAGGCAGGCCTGCAAGCAGGAACATAACGATGTTTCCCACACGTGAAGCCAGCTTGCCGAAGATGATCTCCTGCGAATGCAAATCGGTAGCCAGTAGAAATTCAAGCGTGCGACGCTCTTTCTCTTCGGCAATGGCTGTACCGACATAAGCCGGAGTGATCAGCAGCACTAGAAAATATTGAATTACGAGATACGCATAGCTGAATATCTGGGCGAAATCGACCAGTCGCTGCCTGGAGACACGTTCCACATTAACGCTACCCAGTTGTTTCACATAGAAGACGTACAGAGTTAGAAACAGAAGCAGGGCAAAGAAAAACCGCATGACAAAGTAACGCGTGCGGCGTGCGGTGCACACCAGGTCGTATCTCAAAACTGGTCCAAAGATGCGAATCATTCTCTAAGACGGATGCCAGTGTATTTCGTAAAGAACTGCAGTAGGCTGCAATTCGAAAGTGCATTGCTTCATCAACGCAGGAATCACGGTTGCATTCCCACGATGGTAAGATGAATCTGTTTCCATGCAAATGATGTCGGATTGCCAGGGAATCACTATGGCTGGCGCATGGATTACTACTTGAGAGCAATCGCTCCATTGCCTGATGGAAAAATGACTGTTTTGCACAAGCAGTTTTGCACCAGAGGGCTCACTTATGGCGGTTTGCAGTCCAACACCAGTTGGCGATTTACGGGCGCATGCCAACCCGGCTTCTACATGCAACGGGCGGGACTTTCCATCTGCCTCAGTTCTGCCCCAGTCATCCAGCCGGAATGTAGCATCACTGGACTGCTGAACTTCAAGCAGCATGATGCCTGCCCCAATGGCATGGACTGTGCCCGGCGGAATTGCATATACCTCACCAATTCGTGGTTCTATTCGATTCAAGCACTCGACTGTTTTTCCCTGTCTCACGGATGCTTCGAATTGCTCCATGCTGCAATCCTGTTTCAAATCGATGTAAAGAGCGGCATTCTTTTCGACAGATAATACAACCCAGGCTTCTGATTTGCCTCTTTCGCCAGGCGACCAGAGTCTTGACTGATCATCATCGGGGTGCACCTGAATGGAAAGATTCTCGGCAGCATCCAGGATTTTGATTAGAATCGGGAAGGGTAAGCTGAATTCCTGACCAACCAAATCACGCCCGTGATGCTGGATCAATTGACGGAGTGTCAGATGGTCAACTTGAGAAACAGTTGACTTGCTGTGATGCAGGTGATGATCGCTAAGCAACCAGGCTTCGCCTACAGGAGATGGGCTCGAGTTGAAGCCATAGAGAGCAGTTAGTTGCTTGCCACCCCAGGGCATCTTGCGCATCCATGGCTGAAAACTGAGAGGTGATGCGCCAATCACTTCCACATGTCCTCTTCAGAAAATGGATGAAATGCGCGTGCTTTGGGTTTGGGTCTTGATTTCAATATGGCATCTGCAAGATATAAATCTGACTTGGTGGTGATTTTAATGTTCGATGCGTCACTGCTAACCAGTGTTACAGGTACTCCCAGCATTTCAACAAGCTGTGCATCGTCAGTAATATTGGAATTCATTTTGCGGGACGCATATGCTTTTTCGATAATCTCTTTTCGAAAGACCTGTGGCGTCTGAGCTAACCAGAGATGTTCACGTGTAACGGTGCTTTCAATACATGAGTTGCCATTATCACGCTTGAGTGTATCAACAATCGGTGATGCCAGGATGGCAGCACCAGTTTCCTGAGCGGTAGAAAAGACCTTGTCAATCATATCTGCAGTAGCACAAGGCCTCACCGCATCGTGGATGGCAACATAGTGAAGATCAGGTTGCAGTTTTGCCAGGCCATTGGATACGGAATCTGATCGTGTGGCTCCCCCTAAAGTCAGCATGACATTCATAAAGGCCATATTGGGGCCATACCGTCTGCGGACATTTTCCTCATCTTCTTCAGCTATCACAAGAATAGTCTGGACAACGTCTTTTCGACTGATGAAGAGATCTGCGGCACGAAGCCAGACTGCCCTGCCATCAATGTCCGCGTAGGGTTTTTTGACATCGTCTTTGAATCGAGAGGACTTGCCAGCGGCAACGAGAATTACACCAAATTTCGACATGGCTGGACTCCCTCATCTGGAACTATCCATGATGATATATCATTGGTGACCGATGAGGGAGAAGAATTCAACAGTCTATTTCTTCGTCATCGTTTTGTCTTTTTCGCGATTTGTTTTAACTGCTTCTGGAATCAGATCATCAAAAGGTCCCCGTTCTGATGAAACCACGTCCTCAATCCAGTCAATATTCAGGATTGAAGGCGATACGACGCCGGACCACGAAGATACCGTGTTGGGGAATGCCGCGGTGAGCAGACTTGTGCTGAGATGCTGCCTCAGCAGCCAGACATGATATTCAGCTCGGAGTCGATCAGGTGCAAGATTTCTTGCGATGGTTCGCATGTACTTCTCCTGCAGGTCAAGCATTTCTTCCTGAATGGTATCATGACCTCCATACAGTGAAAGATTGAAACTGATTGCAGGAGTTACCTGAGCCAGTGTGGTTCCAATTCCAGGTGCCAGCATGCTGCACCTTAATCCAATTTCATCCGGGACAGACATGGAGTTACGGAACAATAGACTGAGCAGGCCAATGGCTCTTTGATAATGTGCAACCGAGACTGGCCAGTCAGTATAGTTCTGCTCAGCGAAATATCGCGACAGCGAGGCTTCTCGGTAGTTGTCTGATTTGTTGGCAGCAGAGGTCTGCTTCCAGTAATCGTAGCGACAGATTGATCGCAATTTGACCAGATTATTGATAAAGTTGAATGCCTTATAACAGTCCATTGCATGGGCATATTCTTCAGGGTTTTGCGATTTGAGATATTCAGGAGGTGCCATGAGATTTTCTGCCTGTTCCTTGTATTTCTCCTGATAGATTCCTGCCTTCTTAACCATATCCTGGTACTTGGCATCAGGCTGCTCAATATTACAGGCCTTACCAAGATCCAACCACATGGTGTGGCCTTTTTCAGCTATCAGCTGTCCCTGTTCTGCCCAGCCTTCTTTGTAAAGTTCCTGAGCGCTGCGGGATTGTGTCTGAGCGGGTTTAGCGCGGAACAACATGCTATGCATGTTTTTGTTAGTTCGGGTATATTTTCCCTGTTCAGGGGTTACATCTTCAGATAACTCTGTCTTGGGTGGTGGTAGCATTTCCGTGGAGAATTCGTACCAATGACCGGCAATATCCAAGCCATCCTGCATCAGTTCCTGGTCAATTACTTTGCCGAGTAAATCGCGGTCAGCCATATTGGGCCAACGGGGCCACGGATCATTGGCCAGTTTCACAGTGTTGTCGCTGTCAACCTGCCATAGAGAAGGGACATCCTGATGCTCAGTTAAGAAGTTGATTAGCTCACGGTTTAATGCAGTTTCATCACCTTCCGGCACATTCAGATAGGCTTGTACTCTGCGCACAAATCGGGGATACTGCGATTTGAACCGCTCCAGTTGTGATGGATTGTTCTTTAAATTGACGGGTTCCCTCTGTGAGAGGGGGATGCAACTCATATGAAGGAGTGGTCTGAAGATGGTTTGTTCATCTGCATAGTACATTTTCCCTGAAATGTATTGTGCTATTTCTGAACGCATTTCCGGGTCACCAATGACATGTACTTCATCCGGTCGCGAGGGATCATACAGTTTGATGCGGTTGATCTCTTCACCGTTGGCCAGCCAGCGAATCCCCTTGGAGATGTAGAAGTATTTGTCCTGTACCCTGTCGAATTCAACGGAAACATTGTACGCCAGGTTCCAGCCTTGATACTGCCAGGGCTTCTTGAAATGCGGCTGTAGTTTTGTCAATGCGGTCAGAATGATTTCAAGTTGCTTGTAGTCGTGTCGTTCCTGCAATTCGGTTACTTCCCACCACAGACCGCAAACAAGAGGTCCTCGAAAACTGGACAGAACAAACCGCGAGATCGAACCACCCAAATCTACCTTACCCAGATTGGTTTCGCTAATGTCGTACTGTTTGGCAGCAGTGTCGATGACCAGCAGTTTATGTGCATACGCCATCCCAAACAGTAGCACGATGGCCACCAGGTAAATGATTTTTCTTTGTCGTATGCGTTCGTAGGCTGTGGCCATGTGATGGCTCTCAATAGTTCCTGTTAGTTAGCAATTTCTCTGCCACATAGCAGATAATATCCCAATAACAAACACGGAAACAGATACATGATCAAACGCAGAAATGAGGCAAACAGTTCACTGCCTGGGATGTCGAATCCTTCCGATACAAACAGCTTGCGATCATAGATTTCAAGATCTGGTAATGCTGCATGGATCAGCTTGAACACGTACCTGACAGAGTTGTCCATCGCAATGGCTGTTCTTGACGCAGCATTGTCAGTCAACGGTGTCACCATGTTTTCCTTGTTGATCAATCGCAGTGCTGATTCAAAGGCACGCCCGCCAGGTCGGTTGACAGGATCATCAGGGAGCGATTGTTCGTAGATGTATTTGAGAATGGTAGGTTGTCCCATAATCACCAGAAGGATGGTAATCAGCAGGCTGATGGGAGCATTCAGATAGGTGGACAACACGACACCAAAGGTGACAACCAGAACCATAAAGAACCAGACTCCAACCAGGCCCTTGAAGAAATTCAATACCCAGTTGCCTTCATCCACCAGCATGAACAGATTACGCTGAGCAGTGCCCAGATACTGTGAATTGGATCGGCAGTTGACATGGACTTCCAGAATGGCATTGGAAGGGCTGTCAGCCATGATGCTTCCCGGGAAACTGACTAGCGTTGGTTCGCCTTCATCAAATACCCTTGCAGGCTTGGGCAATTCGTAGTAACCAAACTTACGGGCTTTTTCGTCAGCGGAAAGTGGCAGGTTTGTTTTGGGATCACGTGCATTGCGGTATTCATCAAAATTACCTTTCCATTTCGCTCGGTTCACAAATGAGAATTGAACAGCAACACCCTGTTCAAATCCGTCTGCACCACCTTTGCTCGTTCGGAAGATATCGAAGGTGGCCTCGATGGTTACCAGTTCCCGATTGGCAACTGCAGCTGGAAGTTTATCAAAGAACCACACTGCTTCCTGTCCAGTGCCTCCAGATAGATACTGGAAATATTCCCAGACACGTCCGACGTTATCGCCACCACGTTCTTTGACAACTACTTCGCCGGAAGGGGTAATATCCAGGAATAACAGGTTTCCGAAAGCAACAGTTCTCGCACGTATGGATTTCTTGACTTCTTGATCAACTCCTCGCGCAACATAGATAAGACTTACTGCACCAGCAAGAATCAGAATAACTGTCATCAACCCCACCAGGCCCAGAATTCTGCCCAGTACGATTTCCAGTTTCTGGACTGGCTTCGTCACCACGGTAAAAATGGTCTGATGTTTAATGTCAGTCGGGATACTGAAACACGCCAGGATACCTGACGTTACCAGAATCATCGTGGTGACGACATAGAAAACGAGATTGATATACTGCTGCCACTGATCGTTCTTTTTCTCTGTGGTGATGAACCAACTGGCAAACAAAACAACAATACCGAGGATGAGAAACACCCAGAGCACCTTCCTGCGTATGGCTTCCTTGATGCTGAACCGGGCTATGGCCATCAATCGACGGGGGCTGAATCTGAGAACTTCAAAAATAAATTCAATTGAGAGTGTCAGAAGTGCCAGAGCGCAGAAGAAGTTTACCGCAATATCGGTCCGAGTATGATCTCGATACTTGTTTTCCGGACTGGGGACATCAAACGGATCAAAAATGGTATTTTGAGTAAACAAATGGTATCCAAAGTAAGCAATCATGCCAATAAATGCAACTGCCGTCAGGCCGAGCAGTATCCAGAAGACCCTGGCACGCCAGTTGTTTTCTGTGCCTTCCGAACTCAACCTGCCGGTGAGTCCATAAGGCACCCATTGACCATCACGCAGTGCAGCCTTCAGGACAAACCACAGAGTCCAGATCAGCAATAAAATGATGGAACCAATTCCAGCCTTGCGGAGCCATATTTCTGCGTACTCGCCCATTCGCTCGAGTGTTGGATAAACCGTTTCAATATTAAACGCTGCAAACATCATTCCTGATTACACCTGTTGAGAAGTTTGAAGAAATAACCGTCTTAAACTTTCTGATTTCCAGCTGGTCGATCACTGGGTGGAACATACCGTCTGCCTGGTCTGGCTTTACTGTCTTCTACGATGCGCAGGAATAGATCTTCCAGCGTGGTGGTTGGATGGTCAATATTGTCAACATTCCCACCGTGCTTCTTCACGACTTCTGCAAGGTCGTTTCGTAGAGAATCGGTGATTTTCATTCCTCGTGCCGTCAACTGAACCATTTCTTCAACTTCAAGCAGCTTGTCAACCGAACCAAGTTCCTGGAGTTCACCGTCAAACAAAATAGCAATGCGATCACAAACATCCTGCACATCTTCCAGACGGTGGCTGCACATTAATATGGTCTTGCCCTGATCACGCAATTCAAGGATGAGATTTTTCATCCATTTGGTGCCGATAGGATCAAGACCTGAAGTAGGTTCATCGAGAATGACAAGATCAGGATCGTTAATGAGTGCTTGTGCCAGCCCAATACGTTGCCGCATCCCCTTGGAGTATTCTTTCAGCGTCCGTTTCTTATCACGAGCCAGACCGACCTTTTCAATTAGCTCGTTGGCACGCTGCCGACGAACATCAGCTGGTATGTTGAATAATCTGCCGTAGAAATCGAGTGTTTCTTCCGCGGTGAGAAAACGATACAGATACGATTCTTCAGGCAGGTAGCCGATGCGTTCGTTCTTCTGAACATTAGTTCCCGGCTTTCCGAAAACCAGCCCTTCGCCTTCTGAGGGAAATAACAGACCGAGGAGCAATTTGATGGTGGTGGTTTTCCCTGAACCGTTAGGCCCCAGCAATCCAAAAACTTCACCCTTCTTGATGTCGAGGTTGAGTGAACGAAGGGCCTGTTTCTTTTTTCGTCCCCAGAAATCAAGATAAACCTTGCTGAGATTTCGAGTTTCAACAATCACTTCCTGTGCTGTTGAATTGGGGCTTTCTGCCATGTTGTTTCCTTAATTGATCAGCCTGAACTTGCAAATTTCTCAAGGTAGATTGTGAAACGATACAAGGTATACGCATCATTTCAGTTATTCGTTCGTCGATGCAGCACAATCCTGATACCAATGTTATAGAACAACCTAAGTTGAATGCCTGTCATACGATGCATCGTTCGATCAACGTCATGATAATAACCCTCTGCAAGGTGGCAAGCTGATGACTGGGACTTCTCACCTACAGTAACGAGAAATGCCAATGCTATTCGGTCAAGCTGAGAAGCAGGCTGCAACGAAACTGATCAAACTCGCCCTGGAAGAAGATCTGGGAAGCCAAGGTGATATTACATCCCTGACGGTAATCCCAAGGGAATTTGCCGGTAAGGCGAATATTGTTGTCAGAAAGCCAGGAGTCATTGCAGGGATTCCAATCATCAAACTGGTAATGGATTCTTTCGATCCGTTCTTAACTCTTGAGACTGGACTCTCCGATGGAGTGGAAGTTAAACCAGGCGACGTTCTGGTAACTCTACAAGGAAACCTGAGAAGCATCCTTGCCATTGAGCGAATCATTCTTAATTTTATACAACGGCTCTCTGGGGTCGCCAGCCTGACTCATCAGTATGTCAGTCGTGTTCGAGATACGAAATGTCAGGTGCTGGACACGCGAAAGACCACACCTGGCTGGCGATACCTTGAAAAATATGCAGTTCGGTGTGGCGGTGGCATCAATCATCGGATGGGATTATTTGACAGGATCATGATCAAGGATAACCACCTGGCCGCTTTGAAAGAGCATCGCGCGCCGATACTTGCAGCGATCGAAAAGGCGAAAAGAGTAAACGGCAGCCCGCTGGTTGAGGTTGAAGTTGAATCATTGGATCAGTTGAACGAGATACTGCCATCCAGACCGGATATTGTGTTACTAGACAATATGAAGCCTCATTTGCTGCTTGAAGCAGTAAAACTGAGGGACCGGTTGAAAAGTGTGACCAAGCTGGAAGCCTCAGGAGGTATTACTCTTGATAACCTGACCGAGATTGCCGAGACAGGTGTTGATTTCGTCAGCATCGGAGCACTGACCCATTCCGCGGTTGCTCTCGATATTGCATTAGATTACACCGAATCATGAACACAATAGGTAACTGCCGGATTCATCTGGAATCAGTCACCAGCACGAATGACGTTGCCTGGCAGTACGCAACTGATGATCAATTCAACGGCCTGGTTGTTATTGCTGATGAACAACATTCAGGACGAGGAACTCGAGGCAGACGATGGCATGCGGAACGGGGCACTGCCCTACTCTGTTCAACTCTCATCAAATTGGATGAGCAACTTTGTCGGCCAGTTGTGTTGACCATTTGGGCTGGAGTCAGTGTCTGCAAAGTAATTGATCATTGGTCTCAAGTTAAACCCGTCCTTAAATGGCCGAATGATGTGTTGATTAACCAGAAAAAGTTATGTGGCATACTGGTTGAGATTCGTAATCCATGGTGTGTAATCGGTATTGGAATTAATGTTCACAAGCCAATGCACCATTACCACGAGAAGGGAATCAGCAACTCAACGTTTCTGAATGAACATACGAAACGCATGATCGAAGTTGAGGAAGTAACTGATTCCATCATCAGCAGCCTGAATGAAGGGTATGCCAAGTTGTTGCAAAATGACCAGCATCAAGATCTTCTTGCAGGTTGGGAAAATTATAGTGGACTTTTGGGACGGCATGTTGAAGCAGTAACAACTCAAGGTGTCATTACTGGAAAAGTGAAGTCACTGCATTGGAACGGAATCGTTCTCAATGATCAATCCGGGTTACGAACAATCCTGCCTGAGTCGATTCTCAAAATGAATCAGGAAGGTCAAGTAGACGTTTGAGTTCCCTGCTTGTCGATGCTTTGGCTCAAGTTGACAAATGCCATGCGTAATTCGTAGAGAATGGTCTTGAGCAGATTATGCTCTGCCGTTTCCAGGTTTCCCTTCGTCTTGTTTTCAACAACAGTTAGCAAATCAATATAGAACTGTGCTTCAGCCAGGTTAATTTGAGGTTTTTGCTGAGGCACGTGAATCAAACCAAGATTCAACATGGCAGG of the Planctomycetia bacterium genome contains:
- a CDS encoding ABC transporter permease subunit, translating into MIRIFGPVLRYDLVCTARRTRYFVMRFFFALLLFLTLYVFYVKQLGSVNVERVSRQRLVDFAQIFSYAYLVIQYFLVLLITPAYVGTAIAEEKERRTLEFLLATDLHSQEIIFGKLASRVGNIVMFLLAGLPVLSFVQFFGGIDPDLLLYGFIATLITVLSVAAVSIACSVQARHSREGIIRSYLIVVSYFIFGFLLSWLIMFLKGLRGGLGATGNLVDDVWFVQGICYFTEYYLAGDAFHAAYLYFSSSILPGVAFTSWTGIRLASSITDLIRNYLLFHGIIAILCLLYSIVYLRRIFVQQMYGDVRKRIGTKSLSRKSNVPVAVIQEQKPARVRGIRWSLGNWQPMIWKEWLVPRQSHRSLMMKLITGFSWACFLFPVVVIFIMAQNRSSLNWSILSDSMNIYIRIAGTVCMCLMLLGTGIRAANSCTVERDKQTLESLLLTPLTTFEIIFGKWFGAWLGFSSSYVLLGIIWLLGLIFQGLEFRSTLYLTLAFLIYNSFAASMGCYFSAALKSTTRALLTTVFWLIIWLGLHWVFVGLVLLLTSSGSMQGVYFFMLGMTPPFVFGFLAHHQHSMDFSDLNAGNEIMPYVITGMVINAGLSALFFLLALQRFYLNTGRVHNLKS
- a CDS encoding class I mannose-6-phosphate isomerase, which codes for MRKMPWGGKQLTALYGFNSSPSPVGEAWLLSDHHLHHSKSTVSQVDHLTLRQLIQHHGRDLVGQEFSLPFPILIKILDAAENLSIQVHPDDDQSRLWSPGERGKSEAWVVLSVEKNAALYIDLKQDCSMEQFEASVRQGKTVECLNRIEPRIGEVYAIPPGTVHAIGAGIMLLEVQQSSDATFRLDDWGRTEADGKSRPLHVEAGLACARKSPTGVGLQTAISEPSGAKLLVQNSHFSIRQWSDCSQVVIHAPAIVIPWQSDIICMETDSSYHRGNATVIPALMKQCTFELQPTAVLYEIHWHPS
- the ispD gene encoding 2-C-methyl-D-erythritol 4-phosphate cytidylyltransferase, which produces MSKFGVILVAAGKSSRFKDDVKKPYADIDGRAVWLRAADLFISRKDVVQTILVIAEEDEENVRRRYGPNMAFMNVMLTLGGATRSDSVSNGLAKLQPDLHYVAIHDAVRPCATADMIDKVFSTAQETGAAILASPIVDTLKRDNGNSCIESTVTREHLWLAQTPQVFRKEIIEKAYASRKMNSNITDDAQLVEMLGVPVTLVSSDASNIKITTKSDLYLADAILKSRPKPKARAFHPFSEEDMWK
- a CDS encoding ABC transporter permease; the protein is MMFAAFNIETVYPTLERMGEYAEIWLRKAGIGSIILLLIWTLWFVLKAALRDGQWVPYGLTGRLSSEGTENNWRARVFWILLGLTAVAFIGMIAYFGYHLFTQNTIFDPFDVPSPENKYRDHTRTDIAVNFFCALALLTLSIEFIFEVLRFSPRRLMAIARFSIKEAIRRKVLWVFLILGIVVLFASWFITTEKKNDQWQQYINLVFYVVTTMILVTSGILACFSIPTDIKHQTIFTVVTKPVQKLEIVLGRILGLVGLMTVILILAGAVSLIYVARGVDQEVKKSIRARTVAFGNLLFLDITPSGEVVVKERGGDNVGRVWEYFQYLSGGTGQEAVWFFDKLPAAVANRELVTIEATFDIFRTSKGGADGFEQGVAVQFSFVNRAKWKGNFDEYRNARDPKTNLPLSADEKARKFGYYELPKPARVFDEGEPTLVSFPGSIMADSPSNAILEVHVNCRSNSQYLGTAQRNLFMLVDEGNWVLNFFKGLVGVWFFMVLVVTFGVVLSTYLNAPISLLITILLVIMGQPTILKYIYEQSLPDDPVNRPGGRAFESALRLINKENMVTPLTDNAASRTAIAMDNSVRYVFKLIHAALPDLEIYDRKLFVSEGFDIPGSELFASFLRLIMYLFPCLLLGYYLLCGREIAN
- a CDS encoding ABC transporter ATP-binding protein, with the protein product MAESPNSTAQEVIVETRNLSKVYLDFWGRKKKQALRSLNLDIKKGEVFGLLGPNGSGKTTTIKLLLGLLFPSEGEGLVFGKPGTNVQKNERIGYLPEESYLYRFLTAEETLDFYGRLFNIPADVRRQRANELIEKVGLARDKKRTLKEYSKGMRQRIGLAQALINDPDLVILDEPTSGLDPIGTKWMKNLILELRDQGKTILMCSHRLEDVQDVCDRIAILFDGELQELGSVDKLLEVEEMVQLTARGMKITDSLRNDLAEVVKKHGGNVDNIDHPTTTLEDLFLRIVEDSKARPGRRYVPPSDRPAGNQKV
- the nadC gene encoding carboxylating nicotinate-nucleotide diphosphorylase yields the protein MPMLFGQAEKQAATKLIKLALEEDLGSQGDITSLTVIPREFAGKANIVVRKPGVIAGIPIIKLVMDSFDPFLTLETGLSDGVEVKPGDVLVTLQGNLRSILAIERIILNFIQRLSGVASLTHQYVSRVRDTKCQVLDTRKTTPGWRYLEKYAVRCGGGINHRMGLFDRIMIKDNHLAALKEHRAPILAAIEKAKRVNGSPLVEVEVESLDQLNEILPSRPDIVLLDNMKPHLLLEAVKLRDRLKSVTKLEASGGITLDNLTEIAETGVDFVSIGALTHSAVALDIALDYTES
- a CDS encoding biotin--[acetyl-CoA-carboxylase] ligase, with product MNTIGNCRIHLESVTSTNDVAWQYATDDQFNGLVVIADEQHSGRGTRGRRWHAERGTALLCSTLIKLDEQLCRPVVLTIWAGVSVCKVIDHWSQVKPVLKWPNDVLINQKKLCGILVEIRNPWCVIGIGINVHKPMHHYHEKGISNSTFLNEHTKRMIEVEEVTDSIISSLNEGYAKLLQNDQHQDLLAGWENYSGLLGRHVEAVTTQGVITGKVKSLHWNGIVLNDQSGLRTILPESILKMNQEGQVDV
- a CDS encoding DUF1844 domain-containing protein, producing MSDASKKIIIDEDWKSEAQQEKEMLEEKLEQEKLQQGKSMPQASFEVLVNSLAMPAMLNLGLIHVPQQKPQINLAEAQFYIDLLTVVENKTKGNLETAEHNLLKTILYELRMAFVNLSQSIDKQGTQTST